Proteins found in one Kwoniella bestiolae CBS 10118 chromosome 1, complete sequence genomic segment:
- a CDS encoding ATP synthase subunit alpha, mitochondrial yields the protein MRVAFRNTLRGAVASSARTRAAPLAARTYATAKPAASEVSSILEGRIAGASVGGDVQETGRVLTIGDGIARVYGLRNVQAEEMVEFSSGVRGMCLNLEADNVGVTIFGNDRLIKEGDTVKRTGQIVDVPVGPGLLGRVVDALGNPIDGKGPIESVGRTQAQLKAPGILPRRSVHEPMQTGLKSVDSLVPIGRGQRELIIGDRQTGKSAVAIDTILNQKKWNDGADESKKLYCVYVAVGQKRSTVAQLVQTLEQNDALKYSIIVAATASEAAPLQYLAPFSGCAMGEWFRDNGRHALIIYDDLSKQAVAYRQMSLLLRRPPGREAYPGDVFYLHSRLLERAAKLNADYGAGSLTALPIIETQGGDVSAYIPTNVISITDGQIFLEAELFFKGVRPAINVGLSVSRVGSAAQTKLMKSVAGSLKLYLAQYREVAAFAQFGSDLDASTRYLLNRGARLTELLKQPQYQPMPTEIMAPLIYAGVNGKLDKVPVDKIGAWEKSFTELLKSQHSALLEKLSGGVLTKEIEEEMAKVLDAHVADFTA from the exons ATGCGTGTCGCCTTTAGGAACACCCTCAGAGGTGCTGTAGCTTCTAGC GCCAGAACCAGAGCTGCTCCCCTCGCTGCTCGAACCTACGCTACCGCCAAGCCTG CCGCTTCTGAAGTCTCATCCATCCTCGAGGGCCGAATTGCCGGTGCTTCCGTCGGTGGAGATGTTCAAGAGACCGGTCGAGTCTTGACCATTGGTGATGGTATTGCTAGAGTCTACGGTTTGAGAAACGTCCAAGCCGAAGAAATGGTTGAATTCTCTTCAGGTGTACGAGGAATGTGTTTGAACTTGGAAGCCGACAACGTCGGTGTAACCATCTTCGGTAACGATAGATTGATCAAGGAAGGTGACACCGTCAAGAGAACCGGTCAGATCGTGGATGTCCCCGTCGGACCTGGTCTCTTGGGTCGAGTTGTTGATGCTCTCGGTAACCCAATCGACGGTAAAGGTCCCATCGAGTCTGTCGGTCGAACTCAAGCTCAATTGAAGGCTCCTGGTATCTTGCCCAGACGATCTGTACACGAGCCTATGCAAACTGGTCTCAAATCCGTCGACTCCTTGGTACCT ATCGGTCGAGGTCAGCGAGAACTTATCATCGGTGACAGACAAACCGGTAAATCCGCCGTCGCTATCGACACCATCCTTAACCAAAAGAAGTGGAACGACGGTGCCGATGAGTCCAAGAAGCTCTACTGTGTCTACGTTGCCGTTGGTCAAAAGCGATCCACCGTTGCTCAGCTCGTTCAAACCCTTGAACAAAACGATGCCTTGAAATACTCCATCATCGTCGCTGCCACTGCCTCCGAAGCCGCTCCCCTTCAGTACCTCGCTCCTTTCTCAGGTTGTGCCATGGGTGAATGGTTCAGAGACAACGGTCGACACGCTTTGATCATCTACGATGATTTGTCCAAGCAAGCCGTCGCCTATCGACAAATGTCTTTGCTTCTTAGACGACCTCCCGGACGAGAGGCTTACCCTGGTGATGTCTTCTACTTGCACTCCAGACTTTTGGAGAGAGCTGCCAAGCTCAACGCCGACTACGGAGCCGGTTCCCTCACTGCCCTCCCCATCATTGAAACTCAAGGTGGTGATGTGTCCGCTTATATCCCTACCAACGTTATTTCCATTACCGATGGTCAAATTTTCTTGGAAGCCGAATTGTTCTTCAAGGGTGTCAGACCCGCTATCAACGTCGGTCTTTCCGTATCTCGAGTCGGTTCCGCCGCCCAAACCAAATTGATGAAATCCGTCGCTGGTTCTCTTAAATTGTACCTTGCCCAATACCGAGAAGTCGCTGCTTTCGCTCAATTCGGTTCCGATTTGGATGCTTCCACCCGATACCTCCTTAACAGAGGTGCTCGTCTTACCGAACTCCTTAAACAACCTCAATACCAACC CATGCCTACCGAAATCATGGCTCCTTTGATCTACGCTGGTGTTAACGGTAAACTCGATAAAGTCCCAGTTGACAAGATCGGTGCTTGGGAGAAATCCTT CACCGAACTCCTCAAATCTCAACACTCTGCTCTCCTCGAGAAGCTCTCCGGTGGTGTTTTGACCAaggagatcgaggaagagatggCCAAGGTTCTCGACGCTCACGTTGCCGACTTCACCGCCTAA